The following DNA comes from Bacteroidales bacterium.
TAGGTTAAATATCAAAAATCAAGATAAAAATTATAGCGAAGGAGTTTCTTAATATTTGGGAAACCCCTTCTTTTTTTGTAACTTCGCAAAACCTATGATAAAGAGATATAAATATATAATAATTGCAGTTTCGGTGCTCTTTCTTGTTGTTGTGGTAGCAATGACCATAAATAAGTATATGCCCAAAGAAGAGGTCATAATAAAACCCACTGAAACATACTATATAACCGTAGAAAAGGATATAAAGACCAACTTTAAAGGATCGTACCGCAGAACATTTAACGATAAGAACGATCTCCATCTTGATGCTGCAAAATCGTATGGAATAGTATCTCAACCGGTAGATATAGAAAAATCGTTAGAGGATGGAGCATTAGAAGAGGTAGTAACATGCGATTATTACGAAGTTGATAAACTCACACACTCGCACCCCTATTTAGTGCCCCATGCAAAAGCACGATTAGATGAGTTGGGCGAAGCATTTAACCAAGCATTAGCGGAGCGAGGAGGAGGAAGTTACCGATTTATAATAACCAGTGTGCTTCGTAAAGAGACAGATATAAAACGATTACGAAGATGGAATGTAAATTCCACCGAAAACTCGGCACATCTATTCGGGACAACCGTAGATATAACATACCGCAGATTCAGCAAATACACCCCACAGTTTATAATATCTGACCTTGATTTAAAACTACTACTTGCCGAGACACTCCAAAAATTTAGAGAAGAAGGCAAATGCTATGTAAAATACGAAGTAAAACAGGGGTGCTTTCATATAACATTCCGATAAAACTATTTAAAAATATATGAACTATATAAGAAACTTTAAAGGATGGGTAGCATCAATAGTGGTATTAGTAGTCTTCTTGCTTATACGGCTATTTTCAAACGATACCAAAGAGGTCGCATACAATGAGTGTGTAGGAGAAAAATTCTCAACCTTTTATAGCGTAGCATATAAATCAAGTGAGAATATTGATACATTAATAGTTAAACTCTTGAACGAGTGCGACCTTTCTCTATCTCCCTTTAATAAAGAATCGCTCCTTGCTGCAATAAATAATAACGACACAACCGTAAGAGTTGATAAAATGTTGAGCAATGTAATAACCCTGTCTCAACAAGTTTACGGAGCAACATCAGGAGCATTTGATCCTACCATTTCACCTCTTATAAATGCGTGGGGATTTGGGTTTAAAACAGAAACAATCCCAACCGATACACAAGTGGCAGAGTTAAAAGAGTTGGTAGGAATGAACAAAATAGCACTAACCACTGATGGACAAGTAGTAAAATCAAACCCTAAAATAACCCTAAACTTTTCTGCAATAGCAAAAGGCTATATAGTTGATAAAGTTGCACAACTCTTAGAGGATAACGGAGTAACCGACTATTTAGTAAACATAGGGGGCGAAATATCGTGCAAAGGAGTAAACTCGCGAGGTGAGAGTTGGAGAGTAGGCATAGATAAACCCGAAGAGAGTAATCTTGGAGGAGATATCCTCTCCATACTACAACTATCCGATAAAGCATTGGCAACATCGGGTAATTACCGAAAATTCAAAGTAGAAGATAACCAAAAAGTGTGGCATATAATTGATCCTCGCACAGGTTACCCAACCGAGTTGCGAGTATTAAGTGCAACCGTAATAGCCAACGATTGTGCAACAGCCGATGCATATGCAACAGCTCTTATGGTACTTGGCGTAGAGGAGGGAATGAGAGTAGTAGAGTCAGACACAACATTAGAGGCAATGATGATATGCCCGGGTGACACAACGCACTATAAAGTATATTACAGTAAAGGATTTGAAAAATATATAAAGTAATGGAGCAAGAGTATAAAAAAATATCGATGGAATCGTACGACTATCCGCTACCCGATGAGAGAATAGCAAAATTTCCATTACCCCAACGCGACACTTCAAAACTACTATTATATAAAGAAGGAGCAATATCGGAAGACAAGTTTAACACCCTCCCTTCGCATCTGCCAGAGAACTCTCTTTTGATATTTAATAATACCAGAGTAATACAGGCACGACTACACTTTCAAAAAGAGAGTGGAGCCTCAATAGAGATATTCTGTTTAGAGCCACACACCCCAGCCGATTATGCACTATCGTTTCAATCAACAACCGAATGTATATGGGAGTGTTTGGTTGGAAACTCAAAAAAATGGAAAGAGGGAAAATTAACACGCACTATCACACTTGACGGAGAAACCGTAAATTTCTCAGCCGAACGGATAGGAGCAGGCTCTCCCCAACCCATACGTTTTTCGTGGGATAACCCCTCATTTACTTTTGCTCGATTATTAGATGAGGTAGGCGAATTGCCTATACCTCCGTATCTTAATCGCGAAGCAGAGGAGAGCGACAAAACCACCTATCAAACCGTATATTCAAAAATTGAAGGGTCTGTTGCAGCGCCCACAGCAGGATTGCACTTTACCCCACAGGTGTTTGATGCATTGCGAGAGAGTGGAGCAGAAACCGCCGAAGTAACCTTGCACGTAGGAGTAGGAACATTCCGCCCTGTAAAGAGCGACACCATAGGAGGTCACGATATGCATACCGAATTAATATCAGTGCCCCTCGAAGTAATCGAAAAAATAGCAACAACAAATCGCACCGTAATAGCCGTAGGAACAACATCAGTACGCACCTTAGAGTCGCTATACCATATAGGAGTAGCATTGGGCAGAGAACCACAAAACCCCGAGTCATTAAAGGTGTCACAGTGGCAACCCTATGACTGCCCCTCTGAAATATCACGCTCTGAAGCATTCCGTAATATCGTAAACTATCTAAAGAAAAATGGCTTGTCGCAACTTGTAACCTCAACACAAATAATAATAGTGCCAAGTTATAAATTCAGAGTAGTTGACGGAATAATCACAAATTTTCACCAACCCAAAAGCACCCTGCTATTATTGGTATCGGCCTATATAGGCGGAGAGCGTTGGCGAGAAATTTACGATTACGCCCTTGCAAACAACTTCCGTTTCTTAAGCTACGGCGACTCATCATTGTTGTTAAGGTAATATTATCCCCGTTATTAACAAATTAGACTAATTAGTCCAATATGACCAATTAGTCTAATATTTTATTGATAGTAATTAGTTGAGGATAAAAGTTTGACTTAATACTTAAACGTACTTGCGGGAAGTCCGTCACCATTAACAAGGTTTGCGTTGGTGTATGGTTGCCATCCGTAGCGGATATATTTAGGCTCTTTAACCTCTACACACCACACTTTAAGTTCACCTTTGTTGTTCTCAACAATAGCAGGGTAGAATATCTTATCCTCTCCAGCAATTTCAAAACCTAATATGGTATCGCCACTTTCTGCTCTTAAATCCTTGCCATACTCAAATGTTGGGTATGCAGCACCCTTTTTAAAGTCAACTTTCTTAATCATAGGACCGCAAGGAGTCAACTTCTTCATATTATATGTTTTATTAAGAGCCAAACGGGCAAGTCTTGCACCAATCTCCTTCTTTTGTTTAGGATGAACATCAAGAGAATCTCCTTTATCCGATGAAACCACCATCCCTACATTAGGGATAGTCTCGCTCAATATACGTTGACTATTGCGGAAACTACACCACGATGGGCGGTTTAGGCTTGATAGTTGCACAAAGTAGAATGGCATTTCGGGGTTGTTCTGCTGTTTACGCCAACTCTCAACAACCATAGGGAATAGTTTTTCATGTAACTCAATATTATGAGCATTACTCTCGCCCTGATACCAAAGCATACCTTTTACGGTGAAATCGTTAATCCATAGTTCATTTACAGCATATAGGTACGATGGCTCGTATGGGTGGCGTTGTCTCTTAATCTCGTAAAGTTTACAGTTGAGTTCTGCTCTCTCTCTAACCCAATCCTGAATGTAATCACTCTTGGTCCAGTGATAGAATATATCGGGAATCTCCATTTCAAGAATATCTCTGCTTATCCACGCCTCAGCACCTGAGCCTCCTATAGCATTGCATATCACACCAACAGGAACATTCAATGAATCTGACACTGCTTTGGCAAAATGGTAACCAACTGCCGAGAATGATCTCACACTCTCTTCGTTACACTCTTGCCACTTAGTAGGTTTGTAGTAGTCCAATCGGTTAAGCGAATCAAGGAAAGTCATACTCCAAGTAGAAGTATCAGTTAAGTATGTAGGTTGCATATTAAAGAGACGGATATTAAAGTTGTCGGCAGTAGCAATATCCTCTTCTGCAGTTGCACTCTCACCAACAGTAAATGCCATATTCGATTGTCCTGAACACAACCACACCTCTCCGGCAGCAATATTTGAGAAAGTTAAACTCTTCTCTTTGGTAGCAACTGAAAGAACATATCCTGTATCTGCTTTTAATGGTTTTATTGTAACACTCCATTTACCATTTTTACCACAATTGGTTTTGTATTTTTTACCTGCTATTGTAACAGTTATATTATCCCCAGCATTTGCAATACCCTTAATCTCAAGAGGAGTGTTACGTTGCAATACCATATTGTCTGAGTACATAGGAGACATTTTTAATCCTCCATAATTACCAGTAATAGCCGAATATACAGTTCTTGCAATAATCTTGGCTCCATCAATGTTTGGATGTAGAGCATCGGGTAACATATTTGGAATGTTGTAAAGAGGAGTTTGAAGGTCAATTACCCCCACCTCTTTAATCTTGGCAATATCCTCTATTCGTTTTTGAATCTCTCTGTACCAATCGCGAGTGCCCGATTTAAATCTCTTATGTTCGTGAGTTATTGGCGACATCTTACAAATCCAAACCTCACATTTAGGATTAGCACTCTTTATAGAGTCAATTAAAGCGTAATAATCTTTTTCAAAATCATCACTATAATTAGGCCAATTGCGAGGGTCTGTATCGTTTAATCCTAAGTGAATAACGGCAATATCAGCCTTAAATGCCATAGCCTCTTTAAATTCATCTTGTGCCATATATGGACAGTGGCCTCTATTTAATAGTGTAGCACCACTCTTACCAAAGTTGCCAACCATAAAGTTATCTCCCAGTAGATTTTGCAATCGAGTAGGATAGGAGTTATCCTCTCTGTATGGGAGGAGGTATCCGTATGTAACACTATTACCAATACAGGCAACTTTAATTCTGTCGGCATATACCGAAAAAGATATTACAAGCGATAATGCCAAAACTGATAATCTCTTTAAAACTTTCATATTGCGATGATTTTAATTGACTTTTTAAATAACAAACACTTAATTTATAATCATATAAGAACCAGTAGTTGTAATATATTTAATATTGTATTTGCGAAGTGAATATCCGTTTATAGCCGAAGGACCTTCGATAGGAGCTCCGCTACCATAGAAAACATCATAAACTGAACCACACTCTCTACAATAAGCGTTGAGAGATTCATTAATGGCAATTCTAATGTTGGGATTGTGTTCAAAAGGACAACTCAAATCAAACGCAAATAGTTCGTTATCAAAACCACAAACCTGAAGTACGCCACCATAGCCAGTTGTGGCAGAAATGGTGTATGGAAAACCGTATGGGATGTTTGGCTTTAAGAAAGAAATATATGTAGCGGGAACATTAGCCCACCACTCTGGGTTTTGTTGTTGAGCAAGAGTAACCTCTATTCTAACACTTGTAAGTGGTATCCTCTCATCGTTAATACTTGAACACCCCCAACAAATCATTAGAATTATAAAAAGAATCGTTATAACCTTTTTTCTCAACATACTTTAATCCCCGCAACTAACAACTACCCGTAGGGCGGCGTAGCCGACAACTAACAACAAACAACTATTTTAGCAACTCCTCTTGAGCCTTTTCGTATTTGTCAAAAGCAAAACCTTTGATGATGCTCTCCTCTAACTCAACAATTTTGTCGTTGCATAAGTTGCCTATACTGCCTTCGTGGGTGTGGCAAATATTTTTATTTGGGGTAAAGCACCCTTGTTCAATCTCAATACCCACCTGCTTGTAGGCATCGCGGAAAGGAGTTCCCTCTTTTGCTCTGCGGTTTACCTCTTCCACACTGAAAGCATATTTATAACGGTCATCCTCAATAATATCCTCTTTAATCTCAATTAATCTAACCATTTCAGTTGTCATAATCAAGCAATCTTTAAGTTCAGCAAAAGCAGGAAGGAACGACTCCTTAATAAGTTGCATATCGCGGAAGTAGCCCGAAGGCAGGTTATTTGCAATCAGAGTAATCTGATAAGGCAATGCTTGAAGTTTGTTGCATTTGGCACGAGTCAACTCAAACACATCAGGATTCTTTTTGTGAGGCATAATGCTCGAGCCTGTTGTGTATTCATCAGGAAGACGAATAAAACCAAAGTTTTGAGAGTTGAACATACACGCATCAAAAGCAAGTTTTGAGATAGTTGCGGCAATAGAAGCCATAGCAGTAGCAACAATACGTTCTGTTTTACCTCTACTCATTTGAGCATAAACCACGTTGTAGTTCATTGAGTCAAACCCTAAAAGGTTTGTAGTCATAGTTCTGTTCAGTGGGAACGAAGAGCCATAACCAGCGGCTGAACCAAGAGGGTTACGGTTAACAACCTTATATGCTGCTTGTAGCACGTTAAGGTCATCAACAATACTCTCTGCGTATGCACCAAACCACAAACCAAACGAAGATGGCATAGCAACTTGCAAGTGAGTATATCCGGGCATAAGCACCTCTTTGTAGTTCTCACTTTGAGCAATAAGAGTCTTAAAAAGTTTGTCGCAAAGAGAGACAATCTCTTTAATTTCGCTACGCATAAAGAGTTTAAGGTCAACCAAAACTTGGTCGTTACGCGAACGTCCACTATGAATCTTCTTGCCAATATCTCCAAGTTTGCGAGTTAACAAGAGTTCAACTTGCGAGTGAACATCCTCAATACCCTCTTCAATTACAAATGAGCCATCTTGAGTAGTTTTGTATATGTTTTTTAACTCAGTAGTTAAAGTTTTAAGTTCGCTCTCAGTAAGTAGACCAATAGACTCCAACATAGTTATGTGTGCAATAGAGCCAAGTACATCAAATGGAGCAAGAAACAGGTCTAACTCTCTATCCAGACCAACAGTGTAACGCTCAATCTCTGAGTTAACAATAGTGGTTTTCTGCCAAAGTTTCTCTGCCATATCTTTTTTTTGTGAATATGATTAATAGTTTATAGCAGCCAAAGTATCTGCAATTCTCTCAATACCCTCTTTAATTTTGTTACCCACCATACCGCGTAAGAACATATTAAGTTCCAAGTGGCATGTAACCTTGATTTTTGAAGTAGTTTCAGTAACAGGCAACATCTGAATCCATATAAATACAGGTAGAGGAGAGTTTTCGGCAGTAAATTTAACTGTCTTATTCTCTTCTCTGTCGCAGATTATAAACTTAACTTCTCCAACAGGATCAACCCTTAGCGAACAACTATCTCTGTCAAATTTAATATCTTTAACTTTGTCTGCAGGGATTCTATCCTTAACCCTCTCAATATTGTTTAAGTCAGAGAGGGTGTTATAAATTGCGTCAACAGGAGAGTTTACACTTTTTACAGAACTTTCGTATTTACTTATACTCATTTAAAATATTTAAATCTTTTGTGATTATTCTTGCATCCATTGTGATGGATTCTCTCTCCAGACTTTAAGAGTCTCAATATCCTCGCTGTTGATATAACCAGTTTCAGCAGCAGCCTCCAATACAGCGTTGTAGTTGCTCAAAGTATAAAGAGTAACACCAGCCTCTTTAAATTTCTCTTCAGCAAGAGGGAAACCATATGTAAAGATAGCGACCATACCAACAACCTCGCAACCTGCTTGGCGAACAGCCTCAACAGCCTTCAAACTACTACCTCCGGTTGAAATAAGGTCTTCCACAACAACAACTTTTTGACCAGGTTTAATGTCGCCCTCAATTAAGTTACCCATACCATGATCTTTGGCTGCGGAACGGATATAAACATAAGGCATGCCAAGTTCATCAGCAATCATAGCACCTTGAGCAATAGCACCAGTTGCTACACCAGCAATAACATCAAACTCTTCAAATTTCTCGGCAATAAGGCGAGAAAGTTCAATCTTAACAAAAGTTCTAACATCAGGGAACGATAAAGTTTTTCTATTGTCTGTGTAGATTGGAGATTTCCATCCCGAAGCCCAAGTAAAAGGATTTTTAGGTTGAAGTTTAACTGCACTGATACCTAATAACTTTTTAGCCAATAATTTGTCAACTGAATTCATGATAAATATATTTTTTAAATTAATATTTCTAACCTCTGTCCTTAGTTACTATTTGATTTAAAAATCAAAGTTACATAATAATCTGCAAATAGCGAAAGCAAAAATAAAATTATTTTTCAAGTAAAAATATTTCTAACAACTAAAAACTGACAACTACCACGTAGGGGCAACTTTAGCCGGCAACCAACGACTATTTATTAGCATACGCCAAAGTAAGTACCGATATATTTTTGTACCCACCCTCACGCAAAGAGATTATACAAGCGGCAATAGTAGCACCAGTTGTGGTGACATCATCCACAATAAGAATCTCTTTCTCTATATCATCACGTGTAGCAGGAGTAGTCTCAAAAGCATCTTTAATATTTTCCCAGCGATCAAATCTCATCTTTTTGGTTTGAGACTCCGTCTCGCTCTTTCTCGATAAAATATCCTCTCTTACAACACCACCAAATACATTGCTAATACCCTTTGCGATATAAAAACTTTGGTTATACCCTCTGCTCTTTTTACGCTTAGGGTGTAGTGGAACAGGTATTATGTAGTCAAATTTCAGAGTTATATTATCAACCAAAAGTTCTTTGGCGTACATCTCACCTAAATATTCTGCCAGATTGTAATTGCCTCTATATTTGAAGTTGTAAATAAGTTTAGCAAATTCGCTTTCGTGAGAGTGAAAAAACCATGAATATACACTCTTTGCATAAGCCTTGCCGGCAAATGACTCTTCCGCAATATTTCTCATTGCAGTATGAAAATTTGTGCGAGGTATAGAGGCAATACACGAAGTGCAAATATGCTTCTCGCTACTTGTAAGAGCAGTACCGCAAACCAAACACAGTCTGGGGTAGAACAGATCCACAATCGCCGATATAACCTCTCTTATCTTTTCCATACTACTCATTACTAATTTCCCTGAACGCTTTGTTTATAAGATCCGCTTCAAACCCTCTTGATAAAGCAAAATTATAGACCGATGCCCTCTTTTTAAAGTCCGAGATATCGCCTTTGCTTTTACTTAATATAAGTTGTTTAAGTATCTCAAAATATTGCACATCATCAATAACGTCCATAGCCGAAGATATATACTCTTCTGCAACCTTTTTTTGTCTTAGAGCATAACCAATCTTAATACGTCCCCAGTGGCTTAATCTAAATTTTTCCGAAACAAAACACTCAGCGTATCGCCCTTCGTTTATAAAGTTATTATCGCAAAGATATTCTATTATTCCGTTCTGGGTGTCGCAATCAATCCCCCATTTGCGGAGTTTTTCTCTGATATCCCAAATAGAGTATTCAGCCTTAGAACAAATCATACAGCATTTATTTAAAGCCTCCTCCTTCTCTATACTTCGCTTAGCTTTCTCTATATCTTCGTACATGCAATAAATCTCTTACGTTCGTTAATGTCGTTTATAACCTCAATATTTGCATACCCTTTTGATATGAGCATTTCTGTCAACTCTTTGTAAAATAAAGGATTAATTTCAAAGAAAAGATTGCCACTACTCTTTAAAATTGAGCATCCCAATTCTGCGATTTTATCGTAAAAAACAAGAGGGTTATCATCACTAACAAAGAGGGCAATATGAGGCTCATTATCCAATACGTTGCTCTCCATCTTCTCCTTCTCAAATTGACAAATATATGGAGGGTTACTAACGATTATATCGTAACAATTTTGAATTTTTGGAGTATCTGTAATAACATCATACTCATTAAACTCAACATCAAG
Coding sequences within:
- the argH gene encoding argininosuccinate lyase, whose amino-acid sequence is MAEKLWQKTTIVNSEIERYTVGLDRELDLFLAPFDVLGSIAHITMLESIGLLTESELKTLTTELKNIYKTTQDGSFVIEEGIEDVHSQVELLLTRKLGDIGKKIHSGRSRNDQVLVDLKLFMRSEIKEIVSLCDKLFKTLIAQSENYKEVLMPGYTHLQVAMPSSFGLWFGAYAESIVDDLNVLQAAYKVVNRNPLGSAAGYGSSFPLNRTMTTNLLGFDSMNYNVVYAQMSRGKTERIVATAMASIAATISKLAFDACMFNSQNFGFIRLPDEYTTGSSIMPHKKNPDVFELTRAKCNKLQALPYQITLIANNLPSGYFRDMQLIKESFLPAFAELKDCLIMTTEMVRLIEIKEDIIEDDRYKYAFSVEEVNRRAKEGTPFRDAYKQVGIEIEQGCFTPNKNICHTHEGSIGNLCNDKIVELEESIIKGFAFDKYEKAQEELLK
- a CDS encoding SRPBCC family protein gives rise to the protein MSKYESSVKSVNSPVDAIYNTLSDLNNIERVKDRIPADKVKDIKFDRDSCSLRVDPVGEVKFIICDREENKTVKFTAENSPLPVFIWIQMLPVTETTSKIKVTCHLELNMFLRGMVGNKIKEGIERIADTLAAINY
- a CDS encoding S-adenosylmethionine:tRNA ribosyltransferase-isomerase — protein: MEQEYKKISMESYDYPLPDERIAKFPLPQRDTSKLLLYKEGAISEDKFNTLPSHLPENSLLIFNNTRVIQARLHFQKESGASIEIFCLEPHTPADYALSFQSTTECIWECLVGNSKKWKEGKLTRTITLDGETVNFSAERIGAGSPQPIRFSWDNPSFTFARLLDEVGELPIPPYLNREAEESDKTTYQTVYSKIEGSVAAPTAGLHFTPQVFDALRESGAETAEVTLHVGVGTFRPVKSDTIGGHDMHTELISVPLEVIEKIATTNRTVIAVGTTSVRTLESLYHIGVALGREPQNPESLKVSQWQPYDCPSEISRSEAFRNIVNYLKKNGLSQLVTSTQIIIVPSYKFRVVDGIITNFHQPKSTLLLLVSAYIGGERWREIYDYALANNFRFLSYGDSSLLLR
- a CDS encoding FAD:protein FMN transferase, with protein sequence MNYIRNFKGWVASIVVLVVFLLIRLFSNDTKEVAYNECVGEKFSTFYSVAYKSSENIDTLIVKLLNECDLSLSPFNKESLLAAINNNDTTVRVDKMLSNVITLSQQVYGATSGAFDPTISPLINAWGFGFKTETIPTDTQVAELKELVGMNKIALTTDGQVVKSNPKITLNFSAIAKGYIVDKVAQLLEDNGVTDYLVNIGGEISCKGVNSRGESWRVGIDKPEESNLGGDILSILQLSDKALATSGNYRKFKVEDNQKVWHIIDPRTGYPTELRVLSATVIANDCATADAYATALMVLGVEEGMRVVESDTTLEAMMICPGDTTHYKVYYSKGFEKYIK
- a CDS encoding orotate phosphoribosyltransferase translates to MNSVDKLLAKKLLGISAVKLQPKNPFTWASGWKSPIYTDNRKTLSFPDVRTFVKIELSRLIAEKFEEFDVIAGVATGAIAQGAMIADELGMPYVYIRSAAKDHGMGNLIEGDIKPGQKVVVVEDLISTGGSSLKAVEAVRQAGCEVVGMVAIFTYGFPLAEEKFKEAGVTLYTLSNYNAVLEAAAETGYINSEDIETLKVWRENPSQWMQE
- a CDS encoding RecX family transcriptional regulator: MYEDIEKAKRSIEKEEALNKCCMICSKAEYSIWDIREKLRKWGIDCDTQNGIIEYLCDNNFINEGRYAECFVSEKFRLSHWGRIKIGYALRQKKVAEEYISSAMDVIDDVQYFEILKQLILSKSKGDISDFKKRASVYNFALSRGFEADLINKAFREISNE
- a CDS encoding ComF family protein, whose translation is MEKIREVISAIVDLFYPRLCLVCGTALTSSEKHICTSCIASIPRTNFHTAMRNIAEESFAGKAYAKSVYSWFFHSHESEFAKLIYNFKYRGNYNLAEYLGEMYAKELLVDNITLKFDYIIPVPLHPKRKKSRGYNQSFYIAKGISNVFGGVVREDILSRKSETESQTKKMRFDRWENIKDAFETTPATRDDIEKEILIVDDVTTTGATIAACIISLREGGYKNISVLTLAYANK
- a CDS encoding sialate O-acetylesterase, whose product is MKVLKRLSVLALSLVISFSVYADRIKVACIGNSVTYGYLLPYREDNSYPTRLQNLLGDNFMVGNFGKSGATLLNRGHCPYMAQDEFKEAMAFKADIAVIHLGLNDTDPRNWPNYSDDFEKDYYALIDSIKSANPKCEVWICKMSPITHEHKRFKSGTRDWYREIQKRIEDIAKIKEVGVIDLQTPLYNIPNMLPDALHPNIDGAKIIARTVYSAITGNYGGLKMSPMYSDNMVLQRNTPLEIKGIANAGDNITVTIAGKKYKTNCGKNGKWSVTIKPLKADTGYVLSVATKEKSLTFSNIAAGEVWLCSGQSNMAFTVGESATAEEDIATADNFNIRLFNMQPTYLTDTSTWSMTFLDSLNRLDYYKPTKWQECNEESVRSFSAVGYHFAKAVSDSLNVPVGVICNAIGGSGAEAWISRDILEMEIPDIFYHWTKSDYIQDWVRERAELNCKLYEIKRQRHPYEPSYLYAVNELWINDFTVKGMLWYQGESNAHNIELHEKLFPMVVESWRKQQNNPEMPFYFVQLSSLNRPSWCSFRNSQRILSETIPNVGMVVSSDKGDSLDVHPKQKKEIGARLARLALNKTYNMKKLTPCGPMIKKVDFKKGAAYPTFEYGKDLRAESGDTILGFEIAGEDKIFYPAIVENNKGELKVWCVEVKEPKYIRYGWQPYTNANLVNGDGLPASTFKY